The Paenibacillus beijingensis nucleotide sequence AATTATTGGCGAAATATTCCTTTAATGTCGCTACAAGGTTGGAATTGTTGGTCCAGTCATATTCGACCAGCTTGCCGATCGTCTCCGAATATAAGCCTTCCAGCTCGTTCCAATCCTCCATCTGACTCAATATACGGTAGATGCCCAAATCTTCGTAATGGATCAAGCCGCTCTCTTCCGTAATCGGCCCGCCTAATCGAATAGCTTTACAGGATTCGGAATAGCTTCGATGAATGCCTTTCAGCCCGGGATAGAAACGTCCGATTCCGATCGTAATCGACAAATCATCGAATTCTTTAGACAAATGACGCCGAACGGAATTCGCTACATTTATTATAGCTCCCTTCTGAGGATCGTTCAGATAAAGCAAACCTTCTTTTCCACTCCCATCCTCCCTGGGGTAAAGCACGGCGATTAGTTCTTTCTGCTCGGTAATAATAACGTTGTGAGTGCTGAGACGAAAAATTTCGGCCACTCTGCGCATCAAAATCCGTTTTCGTTCCTGATACCGCAATGATTCATTGTCACCGCTTTTGGAAAGGTGAGGACGTTCCCCGCAAGCGATTGTAAACACTTGATAATTTTTGCTTAGGTCCCAGCCGAAATGGTTTCCTTTCATAATCATTTCAGCGTTCTCCTGAACTTGTCCAAGCAGCACTTCCGATAAAAAGTCGTCCTTGTAGTTTTGTTCGACATCCGACTTTGTCATTACCTTAAGAAATTCCATCGCCATTAGCGGCACCGTGCGATCGAGCACATGGAAATCGCTCTCCAGAAACTCCCGCTTCGTTTGCCAGCATGTTACTTCGCCGCATAATTCGTCGTTCAGCAACAGCGGAGTCACAATGCACGGGGTCATTTGTCCATCCAGCGTCCGCTGCATCCGGATCGTGCGCTTGGCAGATTTCAACTCATTCTTCTGCGCCCGTGTCAAACGAGCAACATTCCTCCCCTGAAAATATCCTTCAAGGGTTGGAATCTCCGATCCTACCGTAAGGATATTACCTGTCATCTGTTGTACAGCACTAATCAAAGCAGGTATCCCTTTGCCCCCCATCGCCAGTTCCGTTATCCATTGGAAGAACGATTCCTTCTGTTCTTCTCCGGGGTTGGACTTCCTAAGCATCAGTTCAATGAGAGGAGACATAATATCCAGATAGGAAACTTCGTTATCGATTTCGATGATGGGAAAATCAAACCGATTCCCCGCTTCCAAGATAGCTTGCGGAATTTCATCGACATAACGGTGTGTTTTAACCGCCAATGCCGAGCTTCCCACTTCGTGTAGCTGTTCAACCAGACGAGAAATAGCTTCCTCATCTTCTTTAATAGGGTATAAACTAGTAAGAAGCAGTTCGTTGCCTTTCAACCATCGAATGACATCCGGCACTTCCATAACCGTAATATGATTAATAATTTTTTCGAGTCCTTTTTCTCCCGCAACGACTTTACATCGGGTTAGTCCACCAATACCCATTGCTTCTCTTACACTAACACCCATCCGGCTCACCTTCTTTACAAGTGCCTACTTGCTACCTTTTCACTATTCAAAACTATTCGATGAAATGTATTGTAATTCCGTAAGCCTGCCTGATCTGAAAAGCTTGCTGATTAGGTTCCTATTATCGGATCTTTCACGAGCCTCTCCCTCATTTTAGATGCAGTTTTATTTATCATGACGAGCCTTCAGGGAATAGAGCGCTCCAATAAAAAATAATGTATATAATAAATTTATTTGTAATTGAAACTATCCTAAGAGCTGACTCTAAGGTTTGTGATTATAATGATCATGATTGTAACTTGAAAGGTCTATATGGTTTTCAATCCATCGTATCGCCTCCTCTTCAGATCGTATTACCTTATGCAGCAAGTTTTCCAGCCCGGGATAATCACTCTTTCTTAAAGTCCTCATTTTAGGGTCTTTATTTTCCGCTATTTTCAATACTTTATTTGCCGCGATTTGCGATGTTTGCGATATGCTTCTATATTTTTCAGCAAGTTGCGCATAGTCGGGGCAAATATCGGAGTAAGAACGCAGTATATTCGAATAATGCGTCCGAGAATCATAAAATCTTCTAATATTCCAATAGATCTGATTTAATTCTCGTTCTTCCTCAATAACAATTGTTTTCAAATAGTGAATGAATTCATAGAAAGCCTCGACACCAATCCTCTTCTCCTCTCCTATTGGCACCCAAACAGGGAATGGTTTCTCTCCCCGATTTATTAAAGTATTATTATAAATCGTTTCTAGAATAAATTGTTTTCTGTGCGGCACTTCAAATCGTGATACATCAAAATACGTAAAGTTAAACCATTGATCTTGATTGCTCGACTCATGCAATGCGGCCAATGAAGCCATTGCTTGAAGGATAATATGGAGACTTACTTCCCCTGCATATTTGTAGTAGTGATCACATATATATACTTTATCGCCATGTATTTTAATTATCTCAAAATAATGATTTATATGTTTGTCTTGGTAACATAAGCTGAACGGTAATTCATATACATCTGCGTTGACCATTAATGTATGACCACAATTCAGTTTTTCTTCCATATGTTTAACAAGTTCCTGTTGGTCTGAAAACTTGAAATTGTAAGTCAATATCTTTCCACACTTATTCAAATGATTGGAAATTTCTCGATATAAATGCGAAAAGACAACCGTATCTTTGTTATTATAGGAGACCATTCCTGCCTGATTCCATAAGAAGTCGACAGATCCTAGTGCCCTTGTAAGAATTGCATTAACCGTTAGACCGAAGCAATTAAGATCTTTGCGGTAAAAAATATCGAGGTTTTCTACCATCAGTGAATTCCTCCTTGGGAGTTGCCAGACTCATGTTAGCCGAATCTTCGGAAAGGTCTGGTTTTTCCTGATTTCAGAAAGTCTTTCCATTTTCACGAGGCATTTTGATTACTCCAAACCGTTCTCACCCCTGATTGCTGTATGTATATAATATATTACTATATTACTCAAGTTCTACCAAGTGTCTCCGTTACTTTTCTTGTTGTGCTGTATATATGGGTTGAACGTTTTCCGGCACACACCCTTCAAATATTACCCTTTAGAAATTCTATTTAATTGGAGTATTTTTCAACAACAGCTACAATTTTTTTAATAGATGAAAAGTTATCGGAAATTAACTCCTCATCCGGGAAAATAATATTTAGTTGGGTTTCAAGTTCTACAACAACTCTTATAGTATTCATTGAATCCATTCCATACATAACAAGATCATCGTCTTCATCAAATTCATTATTGTTTATTATTTCTTGAACTACTTTAGTTATAATGTCCTTTGTTACCATTAGATTATCCCTTTAAACCGTCAAAGTCATCAAATTTTTTCTGATTTCTAACTCCAAATTTACAACATCATTTATTGTGGACAATACTTTATTCAGTGTACCTTCCTTTTGAAGCAGAAGATGTTTCATCAGCAAAGCACCAATCAAATTCCATTGTTCTGCTGCTTTACGCAAATCAACTTTTACACTATCAAAATTAATTTTACTCTTTTTAGACAGATAATCTAAGAGTAAGATAAACTCAGTTCTACCTGATATAACTTTACTAAGTTGATAAATTATTTGAGGTCCATCTTCAAACGAAAATTTTTTGCTGCTGATATCCGAACAAAATTGTTGCATTCGAGAATATAAAGAATACTCTCCGTATAATCCGCTTGTTAATTCATTCCGAAGTAGATTGCGATTGTTTGGAATATCGGAGTCCTTCTTTCCATGATATACAATTATTGATTTGCCACCTTGTAGAAATTCCTCAAATGACATACACACATGTTCAATAGCATAATAAGGGTCGATTCCCATTATTTTTTTTTTGCCCATGTCTACATCTGTAACGATAAAGTTATGCACTATATCATTTTTTTTCTGTAGTTTTTATCCCATGGTACCCAATATGCAGAAACTGAAACAATTACGGGATAACCCATTGTTATCGACTCGTTCAAATGAGAAATAATCAATTTTTGCTCACTAAAAAGATACCGGTTAAAAATCAGACCATGATGCTCTTTGAGTAGATCTAACTTATTATTTTTCCAACAAAACGAATTTTTTATTGAATCTGCACATGACGTGTAAGGAAAATCCAAGAGTTTAAAAACATTAACTGATAATCTGAATCAAGCCATTCAGCATAAGTTGCAATGGAATCGTCAAAACAAGAAGGTGCTACGATTCGCTGATCAACAAACCGTTCATTTTGCTTAATTTTCATCCGCATAAACTGGCTAGTCCCCCGCAATGTTACTTTCTATTACAGACAATAGGTCGCTAACTGTTATTGTTGAAGAAACTAAATCCTCATAGTCAAATTCGAATCCGAAGTTTAATTCTATTTCTACAAGCAGTTTAATAAAACTGAGTGAATCCACGCCAAAGTACTTGATATCTCGATTGATATTGTTTTCATTAAGATCAATAGCAGAAGATGTGATATTACTCAAAATAACTTCAAGCTTTTTTGTATGACGTTTGCAGTCGGATCTTTTACTGGTTGGTAACTAACAAATGGATCGGGTAATGCTTGCGCATTTACCTTTCCGTTTGGTGTTAAAGGGACGGCATCCAAATAAACAAATTTATTTGGAATCATGTATTCCGGAAAAGTGGATCTAAGCATTAAGATCAAGGCATCTGACTGAATTTGATCTGCTACTACATAAGCAATTAGCTGTTTGTTTCTACTAGCATCGGTTTTCATGGTTACAAATGCGTTTTTCACCAGACCACTTTTCAATAATTGATACTCAATTTCTTTTAGTTCAATGCGAAACCCGCGTATTTTAACTTGATCATCTTCTCTTCCAAGATACTTAATGTTTCCATCATGCAATTGCATTGCCAAATCACCGGTTCGATAGAGGCGTTGGCCATCGCCATTTGGATTTAGTATGAACCTTTCGTTGGTTAATTTGGGGTTATTCAGGTAACCTCGAGCTAATCCTGTTCCAGCAAGAAATATTTCGCCAACTTCTCCATTCTTCACTTGGTTGAAATTAGCGTCTAGAATATAGACATTCGTATTATCAATCGGTTTCCCTATACTAACTAGTTTAATTTCTTTATCACGATCAAAAAATAACATGTTGAACAAACACTGTTTTCTGTTGGACCGTATTCGTTATAAAGAAGTACGTTTGGCAATTTTAGGTAATGTTCTTCAACGAGATGGGGTGTAAAATCCTCACCTGCAATAGTGATAAATCTCATATTACTAAGTAGATCGAATTTTTCGCCAAGTAATTCCTGGTAAAAGGACGGTACGGACAAAAATGACTTACTTTCTCATCTGAAATAAGTTTCTGTAAATATTTAATGTTCAGTCTTTGGTTCTGACTAATAAGAAGAAGTTTAGCACCTGAAAGAAGTGTTGTGAATATATCCTCAACTGAACTGTCAAATGATATTGACGGAAGCTGTAATACTACGTCTGATGATGACATCTTATAAAATTTTTTCTCCAGGTAATTGTATTAACAATTGCCTTGTGTTCAATCATTACCCCTTAGGAGTCCCTGTCGAACCAGATGTATAGATAATATAAGCCAGATTATTCGACTGCGAATATATATCTTCGTGTTTTTCCTGAGGTTGGCTTTCCTTGTAGCTAACTTGTTCATCCAAGAACATAAAACTAATATCAGACTGGAAAAATTTCTGTTCAAGTCCTCTTTGACATAAAATTATTCTAGCTTGGCTATCGCTAACCAGATATGACAAGCGATCTTGAGGGTAGTCGGGATCAAGAGGCAGGTATGCCCTCCAGCTTTAAGTATTGCCAATATTCCAGTAATCATGTCCAATGATCGATAACTCATCAGTCCAACCACACATTCTGGGCCTACACCGCAATGCTTTAGTTTATGAGCAAGTATGTTTGATTTCTGGTCCAACTCCGAATAAGTGAGCGGTGTCCCTTCATATTGAATTGCAATATTATCGGGCGTAAGCTTCACTTGCTCCATAAACAATTGATGCAATGTATTAGGGACTGTTTCTTCCAAGATCTTATTACTTTTCTTTGACATTGGAATAGTCATTGTGAGCCTCCTCATATTTCAACAATAGATGCATACTTTGCGTCACCCTTTAATTCGTCCTTGTTTGTATCAGAAAACATTCTCTCCCAAAAACTTTTTTTCCAAGTAACTGTGTGACCGTAATCCTTTTGACCATAGGTATAGAGAAAGCTTGTTTCTTCAAATCAAATTGCTGTAACAAGCCTTCTTCATAACCATCATTGTAGATTTCATTAAGATAAAATAATGTAAAATATACGGCTTCCTCTAGACCCGTCTTTTTAGAAAATTCGACAGCGACTTTTAACGAGTCATTATTCATAAACTGAAGAATATACTCACGCACATCACAAAATTTGATAAGATTTAAATCACTGTTTAGAGCAACCCAAGAAGCGTTGCTAGCCTCTTTGTAATGGTGGCAGCACTGATGAATAAAGAAATGAACAGGGTTTAAATAGTGAAAACTGGAGGCTGGGTCCTTAATTGATTCATTAATCATGATTTCGACCGGCTCCATTTTTAATTCCAGATCTAAACTGAAAGAGAAATCAATTTGAGTCACTTGTGCATACTCAGATTGATGCAATTTCAAAAATGGCAGCAGATTATTCATATTTGTTTGCCACAAGATGGCTTTCTCGCGTTTAACAGGAAGAATAGTATTAGATTTTTTATCATAGTCCCCTTCAACGTAACCAAGTGTCTGCATAATGGATCGAACTCGTTTAACATCACTTCGACGAATTAGACAATCCATATCATTCACAGTTCGAATACCATGATTTTTGTACATATGGGGAATTAAGTAGGCACCCTTCAGGGGAACAAATGGAAGGTCTTCTTTCTCAAACGCCTTTGATATTGTTGTAATTTCATGCAGATACACTTTATTGCGTTCAGCTGTACCTAATTTATGAAAATTAAATACTTGCGCTAGACGAAGAGGTACTTTATATCCATACCCTCTTGTCTGTAAATTGTACCAGGCCAATGGAAGGACTTTGTTTTTCACCGAGTAACGGAATACCAAATACCAATCGATTCCTGATTCATTAGTTCCTCATCTGGATTTCATTACTTTGTGAAAAAGTGAGCCGGCTGAGCAATGTTACCAATTTTTGTTCATTAGATAGGTAAAAACTCATTTTAATACCTCCTAGGATCCAGTTCCCTTGTATGATCGAATACCTGTAAACCAAAATAAATATGCAATGATAAACATCACTATACCTATAGCCGGTGCCCCTAAATACAAATAGGAACTGGT carries:
- a CDS encoding PucR family transcriptional regulator, with translation MGVSVREAMGIGGLTRCKVVAGEKGLEKIINHITVMEVPDVIRWLKGNELLLTSLYPIKEDEEAISRLVEQLHEVGSSALAVKTHRYVDEIPQAILEAGNRFDFPIIEIDNEVSYLDIMSPLIELMLRKSNPGEEQKESFFQWITELAMGGKGIPALISAVQQMTGNILTVGSEIPTLEGYFQGRNVARLTRAQKNELKSAKRTIRMQRTLDGQMTPCIVTPLLLNDELCGEVTCWQTKREFLESDFHVLDRTVPLMAMEFLKVMTKSDVEQNYKDDFLSEVLLGQVQENAEMIMKGNHFGWDLSKNYQVFTIACGERPHLSKSGDNESLRYQERKRILMRRVAEIFRLSTHNVIITEQKELIAVLYPREDGSGKEGLLYLNDPQKGAIINVANSVRRHLSKEFDDLSITIGIGRFYPGLKGIHRSYSESCKAIRLGGPITEESGLIHYEDLGIYRILSQMEDWNELEGLYSETIGKLVEYDWTNNSNLVATLKEYFANNCALAETAEKLFVHANTMKYRLQKIEQLTGCSVHDSEKRLMLHVGLKIHQILQ
- a CDS encoding phosphopantetheine-binding protein; translation: MVTKDIITKVVQEIINNNEFDEDDDLVMYGMDSMNTIRVVVELETQLNIIFPDEELISDNFSSIKKIVAVVEKYSN
- a CDS encoding phosphopantetheine-binding protein; this translates as MSNITSSAIDLNENNINRDIKYFGVDSLSFIKLLVEIELNFGFEFDYEDLVSSTITVSDLLSVIESNIAGD
- a CDS encoding AMP-binding protein — its product is MLFFDRDKEIKLVSIGKPIDNTNVYILDANFNQVKNGEVGEIFLAGTGLARGYLNNPKLTNERFILNPNGDGQRLYRTGDLAMQLHDGNIKYLGREDDQVKIRGFRIELKEIEYQLLKSGLVKNAFVTMKTDASRNKQLIAYVVADQIQSDALILMLRSTFPEYMIPNKFVYLDAVPLTPNGKVNAQALPDPFVSYQPVKDPTANVIQKSLKLF
- a CDS encoding nucleotidyltransferase family protein, translated to MDWYLVFRYSVKNKVLPLAWYNLQTRGYGYKVPLRLAQVFNFHKLGTAERNKVYLHEITTISKAFEKEDLPFVPLKGAYLIPHMYKNHGIRTVNDMDCLIRRSDVKRVRSIMQTLGYVEGDYDKKSNTILPVKREKAILWQTNMNNLLPFLKLHQSEYAQVTQIDFSFSLDLELKMEPVEIMINESIKDPASSFHYLNPVHFFIHQCCHHYKEASNASWVALNSDLNLIKFCDVREYILQFMNNDSLKVAVEFSKKTGLEEAVYFTLFYLNEIYNDGYEEGLLQQFDLKKQAFSIPMVKRITVTQLLGKKVFGRECFLIQTRTN
- a CDS encoding ABC-2 family transporter protein, with amino-acid sequence MLTFIIPYAFVNYYPAAYLLNKNETSSYLYLGAPAIGIVMFIIAYLFWFTGIRSYKGTGS